One Paenibacillus riograndensis SBR5 DNA segment encodes these proteins:
- a CDS encoding CPBP family intramembrane glutamic endopeptidase, which translates to MHYIFRNRKRQLRAGWELLLVAAAIFMLTMLMSFGLSLRVNSRQLFDPDGWVQVFKSSGLYMLIVVCFIVRVIRRQPLSTIGLTRPDVKRFAQGLLSGALLMAIIVMVLWALGNAVFQNEGWTPRFSQLDLPGLVLTACIAGICEEALFRGYIQHLLTSRLGTVWAVVITSVLFSAAHMANPGYNWISALNIVLIALIFSWATLRAGNLYFAMALHLSWNLVQGYGFGVSVSGNIQQGLYSVMLEGPDWITGGSFGLEASILTTILLGLICAGLLLVPVMKQRGRTQQTKISIR; encoded by the coding sequence ATGCATTACATATTCCGCAATAGAAAGCGCCAGCTGCGGGCGGGGTGGGAGCTTCTGCTTGTAGCCGCAGCTATTTTTATGCTTACCATGCTGATGTCCTTTGGTTTATCTCTGCGGGTGAATTCCAGACAGCTGTTTGATCCGGATGGCTGGGTACAGGTATTCAAATCAAGCGGGCTTTACATGCTGATCGTCGTTTGTTTCATAGTACGTGTTATCCGGCGGCAGCCGCTCAGCACTATAGGCCTGACACGGCCGGATGTGAAGCGGTTCGCGCAAGGGCTCCTGAGCGGTGCTCTGTTAATGGCTATTATTGTTATGGTCCTATGGGCGCTGGGGAATGCGGTCTTTCAGAATGAGGGATGGACGCCCCGGTTCAGTCAATTGGACCTGCCCGGCCTGGTGCTCACTGCATGTATAGCGGGAATCTGCGAAGAGGCTTTATTCAGGGGATACATCCAGCATTTGCTGACCAGCCGTCTGGGAACTGTGTGGGCTGTAGTTATAACCTCTGTCTTATTCTCGGCGGCCCATATGGCCAATCCAGGCTATAACTGGATCAGTGCCTTGAATATTGTGCTGATTGCCTTGATTTTTTCGTGGGCGACCCTTCGGGCAGGGAATCTGTATTTTGCAATGGCACTGCATCTCTCCTGGAACCTGGTTCAGGGCTATGGGTTCGGTGTCTCAGTCAGCGGAAACATCCAGCAGGGACTATACTCCGTGATGCTGGAAGGGCCGGACTGGATTACTGGCGGAAGCTTCGGTCTGGAGGCGAGCATCCTGACGACAATCCTGCTTGGATTAATCTGTGCAGGCTTGCTGCTTGTGCCTGTGATGAAGCAGCGCGGACGAACGCAGCAGACGAAAATTTCAATTCGTTAA
- a CDS encoding DUF1186 domain-containing protein produces MQHLLDSIKYNKDRRFPREELEEIISRKEEAIPHLLEIMRELQAHPQLAEDPARLDFMYSAYLLSQFRVTALFPILVELFSLPEELLDMIFDDILTDAGGRMLASVYDGDLSLLKRLIENGEASEYARGQGLRALTILVYEGQILRETAISYVKELLTSKRVDSDYYFYAEIVCDAVDLYPEEVYADIEKLYEDEALDPYVILLDEVKATLQMSQAEAMQRKSTQESYQYINDIHAEMENWVCFQPESSGKIEMLREIGG; encoded by the coding sequence ATGCAACATCTATTAGATTCTATTAAATACAACAAGGATCGCCGGTTTCCCCGCGAAGAGCTGGAGGAGATCATTAGCAGAAAAGAGGAGGCCATTCCCCATCTGCTGGAGATTATGCGTGAACTTCAGGCACATCCTCAGTTGGCGGAGGACCCGGCGCGCTTAGATTTTATGTACTCTGCTTATCTGCTTTCGCAGTTCCGTGTCACGGCATTATTCCCTATTCTGGTTGAGCTGTTCTCGCTCCCGGAGGAATTATTAGATATGATCTTCGACGACATTCTGACGGATGCCGGAGGAAGAATGCTGGCATCCGTCTATGATGGCGACCTTTCTTTGTTGAAGAGGCTGATCGAAAATGGAGAAGCCAGTGAATATGCCCGGGGGCAAGGGCTTCGGGCGCTTACTATCCTCGTATATGAGGGCCAAATCTTAAGGGAGACGGCAATAAGCTATGTGAAAGAGCTGCTGACAAGTAAACGTGTGGATTCTGATTACTATTTTTATGCGGAAATTGTGTGCGATGCAGTTGATTTGTATCCCGAAGAAGTATACGCAGATATTGAAAAGCTGTATGAAGATGAGGCACTTGACCCCTATGTCATCCTTCTGGATGAGGTGAAGGCCACCCTGCAAATGAGTCAAGCCGAAGCGATGCAGCGCAAAAGTACCCAAGAGTCTTATCAATACATTAATGATATCCATGCCGAGATGGAAAACTGGGTGTGCTTCCAACCGGAAAGCTCAGGGAAAATAGAAATGCTGCGGGAAATAGGAGGATGA
- a CDS encoding nucleotidyltransferase domain-containing protein, with the protein MTDGYALDKKSFSKELRLLLEVLKTDDIDETAKRNPQLFTDIDWELWVRLSLHHRVFPYIYPKLSRMREEHVPSAVTQRLKWEYRKNTVQMLQLSGEMGYLGEELSKLQIRSLFLKGPVLAQELYGDISLRTSRDLDFLVPMAQLAETEALLVRLGYVKEEDFESILGDWKWREHHTTFNHPDKGIKVEVHWRLSPGPSKEPEFDELWKCARTSSHFGQNVHYLGSEDLFLFLAAHGARHGWSRLRWLLDIRQLLLQKPDSGKLAGLIQQYNYADVGGQTLLLAADLLAAPVEPALEGFTKRPKARRIAQLALFYVARMINLHNPPLEPEAERHYKYYQPAILTRWHQFLYVAGFLYPYAVDAKTLPLPKPLHVLYFPLRPFLWTWRKVSGQEK; encoded by the coding sequence ATGACTGACGGGTATGCCCTGGATAAAAAAAGCTTTTCCAAGGAACTGAGGCTTCTTCTTGAAGTGCTCAAAACTGATGACATCGATGAAACGGCAAAACGGAATCCGCAATTATTCACGGATATCGACTGGGAGCTATGGGTACGGTTGTCCCTGCATCATCGTGTATTTCCTTATATATATCCTAAGCTTAGCCGGATGCGTGAAGAGCATGTGCCGTCTGCGGTTACCCAGCGCCTGAAATGGGAGTACCGGAAAAACACCGTTCAGATGCTCCAGCTCAGCGGGGAAATGGGCTATCTCGGGGAAGAGCTTTCCAAGCTGCAAATACGTTCCCTGTTCCTGAAAGGACCGGTGCTTGCCCAGGAGCTGTATGGCGACATTTCTCTGCGGACCTCCCGTGACCTTGATTTTCTGGTGCCGATGGCACAACTGGCCGAAACCGAAGCGCTGCTGGTCCGTCTCGGCTATGTGAAGGAGGAAGACTTCGAAAGTATACTGGGGGACTGGAAATGGCGGGAGCATCATACCACGTTCAATCATCCGGACAAAGGAATTAAGGTGGAGGTGCATTGGCGCCTAAGCCCCGGCCCTTCCAAGGAACCGGAGTTCGACGAGCTGTGGAAATGTGCGCGGACCAGCAGCCACTTCGGGCAGAATGTTCATTATTTGGGCAGCGAAGACCTGTTTCTTTTTCTGGCGGCCCATGGCGCACGCCACGGCTGGTCGAGGCTAAGATGGCTGCTGGATATCCGTCAGCTGCTGCTGCAAAAGCCCGACTCCGGCAAACTGGCCGGACTCATACAGCAGTATAATTACGCCGATGTTGGCGGCCAGACGCTGCTTCTGGCTGCCGATCTGCTGGCAGCGCCGGTTGAGCCCGCTCTGGAGGGCTTCACGAAGCGGCCTAAGGCCCGGCGGATTGCCCAGCTGGCGCTTTTCTATGTGGCGCGCATGATCAATCTCCATAACCCTCCCCTAGAGCCTGAGGCCGAGCGGCATTACAAATATTATCAGCCGGCAATTCTGACGCGCTGGCATCAGTTTTTGTATGTAGCCGGCTTCCTGTACCCTTATGCGGTGGATGCCAAGACACTGCCGCTGCCAAAGCCGCTGCATGTGCTTTATTTCCCTTTGCGCCCCTTTTTATGGACCTGGCGCAAGGTGAGCGGCCAGGAGAAGTAG
- a CDS encoding HEAT repeat domain-containing protein, translating to MNNEELNNGLPENYEELKKAAGRSADWRARLEAVEELGRFNHKQIIDILNRLMVSDPVYTVQEAAYEKLKAFGEEVTVPSKNKAELFRGISKIVLRIKKSLPRDHSYEEFKEKLKKMRIDVYDAYEGEKGENFDAWLHKLWASATK from the coding sequence TTGAATAATGAAGAATTGAACAACGGGCTGCCGGAGAATTACGAGGAACTGAAGAAGGCTGCCGGACGCTCCGCCGATTGGAGAGCGCGTCTTGAGGCCGTGGAGGAGCTTGGCCGCTTCAACCACAAACAAATTATTGATATTCTGAATCGCCTGATGGTCAGCGATCCTGTATATACCGTCCAAGAAGCTGCATACGAGAAATTGAAGGCCTTCGGTGAAGAGGTTACAGTGCCGTCGAAGAACAAGGCGGAGCTGTTCAGAGGCATTTCCAAGATTGTGCTGCGCATCAAGAAGAGTCTTCCGCGGGACCATTCGTATGAAGAGTTCAAGGAGAAGCTGAAGAAGATGCGGATTGACGTCTACGACGCCTATGAAGGCGAAAAGGGCGAGAATTTTGACGCCTGGCTGCACAAATTATGGGCTTCGGCCACTAAATAG
- a CDS encoding MFS transporter yields the protein MPSNWKKNIVLFLTSQTVSLFGSSLVQYAILWYITLNTQSGLMMTISIICGFVPTFLLSPFAGVWADRYSRKLLIILSDSCIAAATLVLALLFLMGYDEMWLLFVVSAVRALGTAVQTPAVGAILPQLVPEEHLTKVNGTNGSIQALIMLLSPMLSGALLTVASIEVIFFIDVITAALAVAAMLLFVKVPLHAKAAGEQTLSYFNDMRLGFSYIKQHNYIRTFFMFMAFFLVLAAPVAFLTPLQVTRTFGDDIWRLTAIEIAFSIGMMLGGLILAGWQGFRNRVYTMTMSSLAIGVFTFALGVIPVFWIYLLFMGLVGLAMPFFNTPSTVLLQEKVEPDYLGRVFGVLGMISSSMMPLGMLIFGPLADVLKIEWMLMLTGLLMFIQGFFLLGSKVLVKAGEPVPAEADVKQ from the coding sequence ATGCCTTCGAACTGGAAAAAGAACATTGTGCTCTTTCTGACCAGCCAGACAGTTTCTTTATTCGGCTCTTCATTGGTACAGTATGCGATCCTCTGGTATATCACACTGAATACCCAGTCCGGTCTTATGATGACGATTTCGATTATTTGCGGGTTTGTGCCGACGTTTCTGCTGTCTCCGTTTGCCGGAGTATGGGCAGACCGGTACAGCCGCAAGCTGCTGATTATCCTCTCCGACTCCTGCATTGCGGCTGCGACGCTGGTTCTGGCGCTGCTGTTCCTGATGGGCTATGACGAGATGTGGCTGCTGTTTGTGGTGTCTGCGGTGCGAGCACTCGGAACTGCGGTGCAGACACCGGCTGTAGGTGCAATACTGCCCCAGCTCGTGCCGGAGGAGCACCTTACGAAGGTAAACGGAACCAATGGGAGCATTCAAGCCCTAATTATGCTGCTGTCCCCGATGCTGAGCGGCGCGCTTCTCACCGTGGCTTCCATCGAGGTAATCTTTTTCATCGACGTGATTACGGCGGCGCTGGCGGTGGCTGCGATGCTGCTCTTTGTGAAGGTGCCGCTGCATGCCAAGGCTGCCGGAGAACAGACCCTGAGCTATTTCAACGACATGCGGCTGGGCTTCAGCTATATTAAGCAGCATAACTATATCCGTACGTTTTTTATGTTTATGGCCTTTTTCCTTGTATTGGCTGCCCCGGTTGCTTTTTTGACCCCGCTGCAGGTCACACGGACCTTTGGCGATGATATTTGGCGGCTTACGGCGATCGAAATCGCGTTCTCCATCGGGATGATGCTTGGCGGTCTGATCCTGGCCGGCTGGCAGGGCTTCCGCAACAGAGTGTATACGATGACGATGTCTTCACTCGCTATTGGAGTATTCACGTTTGCACTGGGCGTTATTCCCGTGTTTTGGATTTACCTGCTCTTTATGGGGCTGGTTGGTCTGGCGATGCCATTCTTCAATACCCCTTCCACCGTGCTGCTGCAGGAAAAGGTGGAGCCGGATTATCTGGGCAGGGTATTCGGCGTGCTGGGCATGATCTCAAGCTCCATGATGCCGCTCGGGATGCTGATCTTCGGACCGCTGGCCGATGTGCTGAAAATTGAATGGATGCTAATGCTCACGGGGCTGCTCATGTTCATTCAGGGCTTTTTCCTATTGGGCAGCAAAGTGCTGGTAAAAGCGGGTGAACCTGTGCCGGCGGAAGCGGACGTGAAGCAGTGA
- a CDS encoding lasso peptide biosynthesis PqqD family chaperone encodes MNMNTADVLSLESLLVQREGNIASDMDGEKVMLNVKNGKYYNLGEVGGEIWTALASPVTAGRVVEIIRETFEVPEEIARQDVFAFLQSLLDEDLAGIVSKP; translated from the coding sequence ATGAATATGAATACGGCGGATGTCTTGTCCCTCGAATCCCTGCTGGTACAGCGTGAGGGGAATATTGCCAGCGATATGGACGGCGAAAAGGTTATGCTGAATGTAAAAAACGGCAAGTACTACAACCTGGGTGAGGTTGGCGGAGAAATCTGGACGGCGCTGGCGTCGCCTGTAACCGCTGGCCGGGTGGTGGAGATTATCCGGGAGACTTTTGAGGTTCCGGAGGAGATTGCCCGCCAGGATGTATTTGCTTTTTTGCAGAGCCTGCTGGATGAGGATCTTGCGGGTATTGTAAGTAAGCCATGA
- a CDS encoding GNAT family N-acetyltransferase, producing MNSTAFDEIYAIMEASFPDNEYRTYSGQKGLLSLPRYRLYTERGADNRILAFLAAWEFPELRFVEHLAVNPDIRGGGIGKKLMQDYLVHSDKPVVLEVEPPVNELAARRIGFYERLGFHLNPFDYVQPPLRKGQAELPLLIMTYPRPAAQQEFRRFRDILYSEVYNIPHPGRPR from the coding sequence ATGAACTCTACAGCGTTTGACGAGATATATGCAATTATGGAAGCTTCCTTTCCTGACAATGAGTATAGAACCTATAGCGGACAAAAGGGATTGCTGAGCCTTCCCCGCTACCGGCTGTACACCGAGCGCGGTGCGGATAACCGCATCCTGGCTTTTCTGGCCGCATGGGAGTTCCCGGAGCTGAGGTTTGTTGAGCATCTTGCAGTCAACCCGGACATCCGCGGGGGCGGCATCGGCAAAAAGCTGATGCAGGATTATCTCGTTCACTCGGACAAACCCGTTGTGCTGGAGGTGGAGCCGCCGGTGAATGAGCTGGCAGCGCGCAGAATCGGCTTTTATGAACGGCTGGGTTTTCACCTGAATCCCTTTGATTATGTGCAGCCCCCACTGCGGAAAGGGCAGGCGGAGCTGCCGCTGCTGATCATGACTTATCCCCGTCCGGCAGCGCAGCAGGAATTCCGGCGGTTCCGGGATATCCTCTACAGCGAAGTCTATAACATACCGCATCCTGGCCGCCCCCGTTAA
- a CDS encoding acyl-CoA synthetase, giving the protein MEHHPADRIALKWLQENGNYEEITYGDLMKQANRLAGGLSGLGLTQGDRVLVMVPRRIIAYVIYLACLKLGLAVIPSSEMLRAKDLAYRLRHSEARAVIVWSEVTGEVNKITGDLPALDYRLAVGGKEEELGSGWAGLEGLMEGQPESFPAVASRRDDIAILAYTSGTTGNPKAVVHTHGWGYAHLKIVSSLWLDIRESDTVWATAAPGWQKWIWSPFLTVLGNGATGFVYNGPFHPDRFLQLLQDQGIQVLCCTPTEYRLMAKTEGLARYDLSKLRCAVSAGEPLNQEVINTFREHFDITIRDGYGQTESTLIIAALKDQPIRVGSMGKSIAPGIVEVIDGEGNPLPAGVVGDIAVHLSMPALFKNYYKDPERKVNCSHGEYFVTGDRARKDEDGYFWFEGRGDDIIISSGYTIGPFEVEEALMKHALVKECAVVASPDEIRGSVVKAFVVLKDHSAGTPELVKELQSHVKEWTAPYKYPRKIEFIADLPKTASGKIRRVELRDQEKKAAQE; this is encoded by the coding sequence ATGGAGCATCATCCAGCCGATAGGATTGCGCTGAAGTGGCTGCAGGAGAACGGAAATTACGAAGAAATCACTTACGGTGACCTCATGAAGCAGGCCAACCGCCTGGCGGGCGGATTGTCCGGGCTGGGCCTTACGCAGGGCGACCGTGTGCTCGTTATGGTCCCGCGCCGTATTATTGCCTACGTTATTTATCTGGCCTGCCTGAAGCTGGGGCTTGCCGTCATCCCTTCCTCCGAAATGCTGCGGGCCAAGGATTTGGCCTACCGGCTACGCCATTCCGAAGCCAGAGCCGTCATTGTCTGGTCTGAAGTGACCGGGGAAGTTAATAAAATCACCGGGGATCTGCCTGCGCTCGATTACCGTCTCGCTGTTGGCGGCAAGGAAGAAGAGCTTGGCAGCGGATGGGCCGGCCTGGAGGGCCTGATGGAAGGCCAGCCGGAATCCTTCCCAGCCGTTGCCAGCCGCCGCGACGATATCGCCATTCTGGCATATACCTCAGGCACCACGGGTAATCCCAAAGCTGTGGTACACACGCACGGCTGGGGATATGCTCATCTTAAAATTGTGTCGTCCCTGTGGCTGGATATCCGGGAATCCGATACAGTCTGGGCCACAGCCGCACCGGGCTGGCAGAAATGGATCTGGAGTCCTTTCCTGACCGTTCTCGGCAACGGCGCAACCGGCTTTGTCTACAATGGGCCGTTCCACCCCGACCGTTTTTTGCAGCTGCTCCAGGATCAAGGCATCCAGGTATTGTGCTGCACGCCGACCGAGTACCGCCTGATGGCCAAAACTGAAGGTCTGGCGCGTTATGATCTGTCGAAGCTGCGCTGCGCCGTATCTGCAGGCGAGCCGCTGAACCAGGAGGTCATCAACACCTTCCGGGAGCATTTTGACATTACCATCCGGGACGGCTACGGGCAGACGGAGAGCACACTGATCATCGCGGCGCTCAAGGATCAGCCGATCCGGGTCGGCTCCATGGGCAAATCCATCGCTCCAGGCATTGTCGAGGTCATTGACGGGGAGGGAAACCCCCTGCCTGCGGGCGTCGTAGGAGATATTGCCGTACACTTAAGCATGCCAGCCTTGTTCAAGAACTACTACAAGGACCCTGAACGCAAGGTGAACTGCTCCCATGGGGAATATTTTGTCACCGGAGACCGGGCACGCAAGGATGAGGACGGCTATTTCTGGTTCGAAGGCCGGGGCGACGATATCATCATCAGCTCAGGCTATACCATCGGGCCGTTTGAAGTGGAAGAAGCCCTGATGAAACATGCACTGGTCAAGGAATGCGCCGTGGTAGCAAGCCCTGACGAAATTCGCGGCTCGGTGGTTAAAGCCTTTGTTGTATTGAAGGACCACAGTGCCGGTACACCTGAACTGGTAAAAGAGCTGCAGTCCCATGTCAAAGAATGGACCGCGCCTTACAAATACCCGCGCAAAATCGAATTTATTGCGGATCTCCCCAAAACGGCCTCCGGCAAGATCCGGCGCGTGGAATTGCGGGACCAGGAAAAGAAGGCTGCACAGGAATAA
- a CDS encoding lasso peptide biosynthesis B2 protein, whose amino-acid sequence MITLRRIRLLLTVDKAALALIPEALWRLFLVRIQLLFPFAKTAPQLGIQAQETPMISKEGDAARIRHVTKAIRVMSRFTPWKSTCMVRAVAGLKMLEKRGIESTLYMGVAKDKQGRMIAHAWLRSGSYYVSGDDAMKGFVVVEKFAKVLHAD is encoded by the coding sequence ATGATTACCTTACGGCGCATACGCCTGCTGCTGACGGTAGATAAAGCCGCCTTGGCGCTCATTCCCGAGGCGCTTTGGAGGCTTTTTCTCGTTCGGATCCAACTGTTGTTCCCGTTCGCCAAAACAGCTCCGCAGCTGGGCATACAGGCGCAGGAAACGCCTATGATATCCAAGGAGGGCGATGCCGCCCGCATCCGGCATGTCACCAAGGCGATCCGTGTCATGAGCCGCTTTACGCCCTGGAAAAGCACTTGCATGGTCAGAGCGGTAGCGGGACTCAAAATGCTTGAAAAACGCGGGATTGAAAGCACTTTGTACATGGGGGTTGCCAAGGACAAGCAGGGCCGGATGATTGCCCATGCCTGGCTGCGCAGCGGGTCTTATTATGTCTCGGGCGATGATGCTATGAAGGGCTTTGTAGTGGTGGAGAAATTCGCCAAAGTGTTACATGCCGATTGA
- a CDS encoding phosphotransferase family protein, whose translation MDDISGIPGAESWTTVEPVLKGWSSDRKFFVQDQAGRRLLLRLSAGNTYHRKQQEYEGIQRFNGLDFPMSRAVDFGLCGLGEDGEQSVYMLLTWVDGVPLEECLPGLPPEEQYRLGAEAGRILKQMHMIPVEEELPHWEADMQSKILSRIREYEDCPYHLEGDQQVIAFVRENIGLIHNVEKVYHHGDFHVGNLLYTPEGKIGVIDFNRWDIGDYAEEFYKLQIFDRERSIPFAAGKLEGYFGGPPPEAFWKRQALYVAYTSLYSIKWSIPYGAADIQDMMDRCRLALKDYDGFRRSIPWWYPGTGSNILSKRLK comes from the coding sequence ATGGATGATATAAGCGGAATACCGGGAGCAGAGTCGTGGACAACGGTCGAGCCTGTGCTGAAAGGCTGGTCGAGTGACCGGAAGTTCTTCGTTCAGGACCAGGCGGGGCGCAGGCTGCTGCTAAGGCTCTCGGCAGGCAATACGTATCACCGCAAACAGCAGGAATATGAAGGCATTCAGCGGTTTAACGGGCTGGATTTTCCGATGTCCCGGGCTGTCGATTTTGGATTATGCGGTCTAGGCGAAGACGGGGAGCAGTCCGTTTATATGCTGCTTACATGGGTGGATGGCGTCCCGCTGGAGGAGTGTCTGCCTGGACTGCCGCCGGAGGAACAGTACCGCCTGGGTGCAGAGGCCGGAAGAATATTGAAGCAGATGCACATGATCCCGGTTGAAGAGGAGCTGCCTCATTGGGAAGCAGACATGCAATCCAAAATCCTCTCAAGAATCAGGGAATACGAAGACTGTCCCTATCACCTGGAGGGGGACCAGCAAGTGATCGCCTTTGTCAGAGAGAATATCGGCCTGATCCATAACGTGGAGAAGGTGTACCATCACGGCGACTTCCATGTCGGCAATTTGCTCTACACCCCTGAAGGAAAGATTGGTGTGATCGATTTCAACCGCTGGGATATCGGGGATTATGCGGAGGAATTCTACAAGCTGCAGATCTTCGACAGAGAGCGGAGCATCCCGTTTGCGGCAGGTAAGCTGGAGGGCTATTTCGGCGGACCGCCGCCGGAGGCCTTTTGGAAAAGACAGGCACTGTACGTGGCGTATACTTCGCTGTATTCCATCAAGTGGTCGATTCCCTACGGCGCAGCCGATATTCAGGACATGATGGACCGCTGCCGCCTTGCGCTGAAGGATTATGATGGTTTCCGGAGATCTATTCCCTGGTGGTATCCGGGAACCGGAAGTAATATTTTGTCCAAAAGATTGAAATGA
- a CDS encoding ABC transporter ATP-binding protein: MQAIMYYIRQLQRLSGVKLYLNLLGMVISGLLESSAVLLLVPMLGMAGIQLGGNAAGIDLPMLDFISELPQTSALALVLGAYVLIVLCQNLISRFVAIRNVDIQQSYSRQLRYEVYGALLRAEWSFFLKKRTSDLINVMTTELARVLAGISSFLQFLTSLLFTLVQIGFAFWLSPQMTLAVLVCAVLLSVFSRRFIRKAKRLGSRSSELGKQYLAGITDQLNGIKDIKSNNLEGSRLSWMHEFTDEVKKEQLDYTRLRTNSQLLYKMSSTLLIAMFIFVSFRFLHVEGPYLLLVILVFARLWPTFSSLQTLLEQLASVLPSFKILQQLQEECLQAAEHGAHGESGVVPAPMALKHGLEARDVNFRYNPQEENYSLRGVDVVIPANRMTAIVGRSGAGKSTLVDLLMGLMQPESGEILADGEPVTGERLLPYRRSIGYVAQDPFLYNATIRDNLTMIKPDASEAELWEALEFASSADFVRKLPQGLDTLLGDRGVRLSGGERQRLVLARAIIRKPSILVLDEATSALDTENEKRIQEALERLKATVTVIVIAHRLSTIRGADQILVIDQGRVIQQGVYSGLASEKGGMFNRLLSSQEEAM, encoded by the coding sequence ATGCAAGCGATAATGTATTACATCCGGCAGCTTCAGCGCTTGTCCGGAGTCAAATTATATCTGAATCTGCTCGGTATGGTGATCAGCGGCCTGCTGGAGAGCTCTGCCGTACTGCTGCTGGTGCCCATGCTGGGCATGGCCGGGATTCAGCTTGGCGGGAACGCAGCAGGCATCGATCTCCCTATGTTAGATTTCATATCGGAGCTGCCGCAGACCTCTGCGCTAGCGCTGGTGCTTGGCGCGTATGTGCTCATTGTACTCTGCCAGAATCTGATCTCCCGTTTTGTCGCCATCCGGAACGTGGACATTCAGCAGAGCTACAGCCGGCAGCTGCGATATGAAGTGTACGGCGCCCTGCTGCGGGCCGAGTGGTCTTTTTTTCTGAAAAAGCGTACTTCGGACCTCATCAATGTAATGACGACTGAGCTCGCGAGGGTGCTTGCGGGAATCAGCAGCTTTTTGCAGTTCCTGACTTCGCTGCTGTTCACGCTGGTACAGATCGGCTTTGCGTTCTGGCTGTCTCCCCAAATGACTCTGGCCGTCCTGGTCTGCGCCGTTCTGTTGTCCGTATTCTCCCGTCGTTTCATCCGCAAGGCGAAGAGGCTGGGCAGCCGCAGTTCCGAGCTGGGCAAGCAGTATCTGGCCGGGATTACGGATCAATTGAACGGCATCAAGGATATCAAAAGCAACAATCTGGAGGGCTCCCGGCTGAGCTGGATGCATGAATTCACCGATGAGGTCAAAAAAGAGCAGCTGGATTATACGCGGCTGCGCACGAATTCCCAACTGCTGTACAAAATGTCGTCCACGCTGCTGATTGCGATGTTCATCTTCGTGTCGTTCCGCTTCCTGCATGTGGAGGGGCCTTATCTGCTCCTGGTCATTCTGGTGTTCGCCCGTCTATGGCCAACCTTCTCCTCCCTTCAGACCCTGCTGGAGCAGCTTGCTTCCGTGCTGCCTTCCTTCAAGATACTGCAGCAGCTGCAGGAGGAATGTCTGCAGGCTGCGGAGCATGGCGCGCACGGTGAATCCGGTGTTGTGCCTGCTCCAATGGCATTGAAGCATGGTCTCGAAGCGCGTGATGTGAATTTCCGCTACAACCCGCAGGAGGAGAATTATTCACTGCGCGGTGTGGACGTGGTGATCCCGGCGAACCGCATGACAGCCATTGTGGGACGTTCAGGTGCCGGAAAAAGCACACTGGTGGACCTGCTCATGGGACTGATGCAGCCGGAATCGGGCGAGATTCTGGCAGACGGAGAGCCGGTTACAGGGGAGAGGCTTCTGCCTTACCGGCGTTCCATCGGCTATGTAGCGCAGGACCCGTTTCTGTACAACGCGACGATCCGTGATAATCTGACGATGATCAAGCCGGATGCGAGCGAGGCTGAGCTCTGGGAGGCGCTGGAGTTCGCCTCGTCGGCTGACTTCGTCCGCAAGCTGCCGCAAGGACTCGATACGCTGCTTGGCGACCGCGGCGTCCGCCTCTCCGGCGGAGAACGGCAGCGCCTCGTGCTGGCGCGGGCGATTATCCGCAAGCCGTCGATTCTGGTGCTGGACGAAGCGACGAGTGCGCTGGATACCGAGAACGAGAAGCGGATTCAGGAGGCGCTGGAGCGCCTGAAAGCAACAGTTACGGTCATCGTCATTGCGCACCGCCTGTCGACCATCCGGGGCGCCGACCAGATCCTGGTCATCGACCAGGGCCGGGTCATCCAGCAGGGAGTGTATAGTGGCCTGGCCTCCGAAAAAGGCGGCATGTTCAACCGCCTGCTCAGCAGCCAGGAAGAGGCGATGTAG